In Crinalium epipsammum PCC 9333, the genomic window TTTTTGCTCACACGCTGTTTGGGGAACCGCTTCCCGCAGAACACGGCGGTCCTCTGCGGCTAGTAGTACCCCATCTGTATGCCTGGAAAAGTGCTAAGTGGATTAATGGCTTAGAGTTTCTTGATCGCGAGGAATCAGGCTTTTGGGAACGTAACGGTTATCATCGGCGGGGGGAACCTTGGGCAGAAGAACGTTACAGTTATTAGTTAACTTTTCATTAACTGCTTGACTAATTTAAGCTTTTCTTTGTAAGGAGCATATCTCACCTTCAAATCAACTAAAAAGGATTTGTTGAGAATGCTTTTTTTATGGGAAAAAGTATCAAAACTAGCTTTCCCATGATAACTACCCATGCCACTTGCGCCTACCCCTCCAAATGGTAAGTCTGGAACGCCAGTGTGCATCACAGTATCATTAATACTTACACCTCCAGAGGAGGTATTTCGTAAAATTTGCTGTTGTTTTTGTTGATTATTTGAAAAAAAGTATAAAGCTAAAGGTTTAGGCTGGGAGTTGACGAGTGCGATCGCTTCACTTAAATCGTTATATTCTATAACTGGCAAAATCGGACCAAATATTTCTTCTTTCATCACTGCATCTTCCCAGCTAACCCGATCAATAACAGTGGGTGCAATATAGCGGTCAGATAGATTATTTTCTCCGCCAATTATAATTTCACCAGTATTCAACAATTTACACAGGCGGTTAAAGTGCTTTTCATTAATAATCCTGCCGTAGTCGGGACTCTCAACAGGGTTATTGCCGTAAAAGTTTTGAATGCAACTTTTAATGTTGGTTAATAAATCTTGTTTAACTTTTTTATCAACTAATAAATAATCAGGAGCAATACAAGTTTGTCCAGCATTAAGGAATTTGCCCCAAACAATTCTTCTAGCTGTATACTCAATATGAGTATTAGCATCAACGATACAAGGTGTTTTGCCGCCAAGTTCTAATGTTACTGGTGTTAATTGCTTGGCGGCTTCAGCCATCACTATTTTGCCGACTTCAGTGCTACCAGTAAAAAATATATGATCAAATTTTTCTGATAATAATTGTTGAGTAGTTTCTTTGCCTCCTTCAATTACATGGATAAAGTTTGACGCAAAGGTTTGATTAATAATATTAGAAAGAACCTCAGATGTATTAACTGCTAATTCTGAAGGCTTCAAAATAGCACAATTGCCAGCCGCGATCGCACCCACAAGTGGTAAAATCATTAGTTGGAAGGGATAGTTCCAAGCACCAATAATTAATACTATTCCCAACGGTTCAGAATAAATTTGAGATGAAGCCAGAAACTGAGTTAGGGGTGTATTAACTTTTTGAGGTTTTGCCCATGATTTAATATGTTTGATCGCATAATTAATTTCTTCTAAGCAAAGACCAATTTCACTAAGATAACTTTCAAATTCTGATTTATTTAAATCATCTTTTAAAGCATTTTGAATATTAATTTCTTGTTCTGTTATTACTTTTTTTAAAAGCTTTAATTGCTCAATTCTAAAAGCAACATCTTTAGTCTTTCCGCTTGCAAAGAAATGACGT contains:
- a CDS encoding aldehyde dehydrogenase; its protein translation is MLTQQSYNTILTEQRHFFASGKTKDVAFRIEQLKLLKKVITEQEINIQNALKDDLNKSEFESYLSEIGLCLEEINYAIKHIKSWAKPQKVNTPLTQFLASSQIYSEPLGIVLIIGAWNYPFQLMILPLVGAIAAGNCAILKPSELAVNTSEVLSNIINQTFASNFIHVIEGGKETTQQLLSEKFDHIFFTGSTEVGKIVMAEAAKQLTPVTLELGGKTPCIVDANTHIEYTARRIVWGKFLNAGQTCIAPDYLLVDKKVKQDLLTNIKSCIQNFYGNNPVESPDYGRIINEKHFNRLCKLLNTGEIIIGGENNLSDRYIAPTVIDRVSWEDAVMKEEIFGPILPVIEYNDLSEAIALVNSQPKPLALYFFSNNQQKQQQILRNTSSGGVSINDTVMHTGVPDLPFGGVGASGMGSYHGKASFDTFSHKKSILNKSFLVDLKVRYAPYKEKLKLVKQLMKS